One window of Panthera tigris isolate Pti1 chromosome C2, P.tigris_Pti1_mat1.1, whole genome shotgun sequence genomic DNA carries:
- the ERG gene encoding transcriptional regulator ERG isoform X3 has protein sequence MAKGGKMAGAPDTVGMNYGSYMEEKHIPPPNMTTNERRVIVPADPTLWSTDHVRQWLEWAVKEYGLPDVDILLFQNIDGKELCKMTKDDFQRLTPSYNADILLSHLHYLRETPLPHLTSDDVDKALQNSPRLMHARNTGGAAFIFPNTSVYPEATQRITTRPDLPYDPPRRSAWTSHGHPTPQSKAAQPSPSAVPKTEDQRPQLDPYQILGPTSSRLANPGSGQIQLWQFLLELLSDSSNSNCITWEGTNGEFKMTDPDEVARRWGERKSKPNMNYDKLSRALRYYYDKNIMTKVHGKRYAYKFDFHGIAQALQPHPPESSLYKYPSDLPYMGSYHAHPQKMNFVAPHPPALPVTSSSFFAAPNPYWNSPTGGIYPNTRLPGSHMPSHLGTYY, from the exons ATGGCAAAAGGCGGGAAGATGGCGGGTGCCCCAGACACCGTCGGCATGAATTATGGCAGCTACATGGAGGAGAAGCACATTCCGCCCCCAAACATGACCACGAACGAGCGCAGAGTGATCGTCCCAGCAG ATCCTACACTGTGGAGTACGGACCACGTCCGGCAGTGGCTGGAGTGGGCAGTGAAAGAGTATGGCCTTCCGGACGTCGACATCTTGCTGTTCCAGAACATCGACGGGAAGGAGCTGTGCAAGATGACCAAGGACGACTTCCAGAGGCTCACCCCGAGCTACAACGCTGACATCCTTCTCTCCCACCTGCACTACCTCAGAGAGA ctcCTCTTCCACATTTGACTTCAGATGATGTTGATAAAGCCTTACAAAACTCTCCACGGTTAATGCATGCTAGAAACACAG GGGGTGCagcttttattttcccaaatactTCAGTATATCCTGAGGCCACGCAAAGAATTACAACTAGGCCAG ATTTACCTTATGACCCACCCAGGAGATCAGCCTGGACCAGTCacggccaccccaccccccagtcgAAAG CTGCTCAACCATCTCCTTCCGCAGTGCCCAAAACTGAAGATCAGCGTCCTCAGTTAG aTCCTTATCAGATTCTCGGACCAACAAGTAGCCGCCTTGCAAATCCAG gGAGTGGGCAGATTCAGCTGTGGCAGTTCCTCCTGGAGCTCCTGTCGGACAGCTCGAACTCCAACTGCATCACCTGGGAAGGCACCAACGGGGAGTTCAAGATGACGGACCCCGATGAGGTGGCCCGGCGCTGGGGAGAACGGAAAAGCAAACCCAATATGAACTACGACAAACTCAGCCGCGCCCTCCGCTACTACTATGACAAAAATATCATGACCAAAGTCCACGGGAAGCGCTACGCCTACAAGTTTGACTTCCACGGGATCGCCCaggccctccagccccaccctccaGAATCATCTCTGTACAAGTACCCCTCAGACCTCCCTTACATGGGCTCCTATCACGCCCACCCACAGAAGATGAACTTTGtggccccccaccctcccgccctACCCGTGACCTCGTCCAGTTTCTTCGCCGCCCCAAACCCCTACTGGAATTCGCCAACCGGAGGTATATACCCCAACACTAGGCTTCCGGGCAGCCACATGCCTTCTCATCTGGGCACTTACTACTAA